One window from the genome of Nicotiana tomentosiformis unplaced genomic scaffold, ASM39032v3 Un00156, whole genome shotgun sequence encodes:
- the LOC104098675 gene encoding cytidine deaminase 1-like: MDRDQPKFVVEASEAESIAQKLGLPSVRQLLPALVQPAQTLARPPISNYHVGAVGLGSDGRVFLGVNLEFPGLPLHHSVHAEQFLLTNLAVHRCPRLVAFAVSAAPCGHCRQFLQELRNPSSLQIHITSQHQNNPDDVTFKPLSEILPNPFGPFDLLDDETPLLLERHNNGLSLSNYIHDGDLCNGFSDNDSKRVNGVVNLSNGFRKKTETEESLLKIAALEAANDSHAPYSGCPSGVALMDSEGKIYRGSYVESAAYNPSLGPVQAALVAYVAGGGGGYERIVAAALVEKEGAKVRQEDTAKLFFKMVSPKCDLRVFHCSFAKNGCIKD, from the coding sequence ATGGATCGGGATCAACCCAAATTTGTGGTGGAAGCCTCAGAGGCTGAGTCCATTGCCCAAAAACTAGGCCTACCTTCAGTCCGCCAGCTGCTTCCGGCCTTGGTTCAACCAGCCCAGACACTCGCCCGGCCGCCCATCTCCAATTATCACGTCGGCGCCGTCGGCCTCGGCTCCGACGGTCGTGTCTTCCTCGGCGTTAACCTCGAGTTCCCTGGTTTACCCCTTCACCATTCCGTCCACGCCGAGCAATTTCTCCTCACGAACCTCGCCGTCCACCGTTGCCCCCGCCTCGTCGCATTCGCCGTCTCCGCCGCTCCTTGCGGCCACTGCCGACAATTCCTTCAAGAACTCCGCAACCCTTCTTCTCTCCAAATCCACATCACATCTCAGCACCAAAACAATCCCGATGATGTCACATTTAAACCTTTGAGTGAAATCCTGCCTAACCCATTTGGTCCGTTTGATCTATTGGATGACGAAACTCCTCTGCTCCTCGAGCGCCATAACAACGGTTTATCTCTGTCTAATTATATTCACGATGGAGATCTGTGCAATGGGTTTTCAGATAATGATTCGAAAAGAGTTAATGGCGTTGTGAATTTAAGCAATGGATTTCGCAAAAAGACTGAAACAGAGGAAAGCCTTTTAAAGATTGCAGCTTTAGAGGCTGCTAATGACTCACACGCGCCGTACAGCGGGTGTCCATCAGGGGTGGCACTCATGGATTCTGAAGGCAAGATTTACAGAGGTTCTTATGTGGAATCAGCTGCTTATAATCCAAGTTTAGGGCCAGTGCAGGCGGCATTGGTGGCTTATGTCGCCGGAGGTGGTGGTGGATATGAGCGGATTGTGGCGGCGGCTTTGGTGGAGAAGGAAGGTGCTAAGGTAAGGCAAGAGGATACGGCAAAGCTGTTTTTTAAGATGGTTTCTCCTAAATGTGACTTGAGGGTGTTCCATTGCTCATTTGCTAAGAATGGATGCATAAAGGATTGA
- the LOC104098674 gene encoding uncharacterized protein, whose protein sequence is MANRFGVKLQNRLPSLAGVYPFSAPITTTNSVIYSYKKLRIVGKRRAFIPRRVVIGIGISVWSQFMGMAANVGGKSFMASASQKSAIEQVLKNVEWPEQFPFRDEDFQRFDESPDTLFYEMPRFVTHIDDQAIAALTKYYSEVLPPSNAPGVAILDMCSSWVSHYPAGYKQERIVGMGLNEEELKRNPVLTEYVVQDLNNNPKLPFGDNTFDVITNVVSVDYLTKPLDVFKEMSRVLKPGGLAIMSFSNRCFFTKAISIWTSTGDADHVMIVGSYFHYAGGFEPPQAVDISPNPGRSDPMYIVYSRKIATA, encoded by the exons ATGGCTAACCGTTTTGGTGTCAAATTACAGAACAGGCTGCCAAGTTTGGCGGGTGTTTATCCATTTTCAGCTCCCATAACAACTACCAATTCAGTTATTTATTCTTATAAAAAGTTAAGAATTGTTGGTAAGAGGAGAGCGTTTATTCCACGTAGAGTGGTGATAGGAATTGGGATATCAGTTTGGTCTCAGTTCATGGGCATGGCTGCCAATGTCGGTGGTAAATCTTTCATGGCTTCTGCCAGTCAGAAGAGTGCAATTGAGCAG GTTTTGAAGAATGTCGAATGGCCAGAACAATTTCCTTTCAGGGATGAGGATTTCCAGCGCTTTGATGA ATCACCAGATACATTATTCTATGAAATGCCACGATTTGTGACACATATCGATGATCAAGCTATTGCTGCACTTACCAAATATTACTCAGAAGTCTTGCCTCCTAGTAATGCTCCTGGAGTAGCAATACTTGATATGTGTAGCAGTTGG GTCAGTCATTACCCTGCTGGGTACAAGCAAGAAAGGATAGTTGGAATGGGTTTGAATGAAGAAGAGCTTAAGCGAAATCCG GTTCTAACAGAGTATGTAGTTCAAGACTTGAACAATAATCCTAAGCTCCCATTTGGAGACAATACCTTTGATGTTATAACCAATGTG GTTAGTGTTGATTACTTAACAAAGCCTCTTGATGTTTTCAAGGAAATGTCTCGTGTTCTTAAACCTGGTGGGCTTGCAATTATGAG TTTCTCGAACCGCTGCTTCTTTACAAAGGCTATCTCGATTTGGACATCAACTGGAGATGCTGATCATGTTATGATAGTTGGGTCTTATTTCCATTATGCTGGAGGATTTGAACCTCCACAG GCTGTGGATATATCTCCTAACCCTGGACGTTCGGACCCCATGTATATAGTATATTCCAGGAAGATAGCGACAGCCTGA